In Pyxidicoccus xibeiensis, the following proteins share a genomic window:
- a CDS encoding DUF6311 domain-containing protein, with amino-acid sequence MRPLPGHAPALMEPTSSTSPAPVPASSRVSRLAPWVAALGGLGWFLWLGGGNVLPPTRIDWMMREDWAGHIFGWLFYRNAPWGLPLSSSPNQLYPYGTSVALTDGNPLVAVLLKPFDALLPADFQYTGAWLALCFVLMGYFGAKLVAVVSPRPVHQVLGGVLLALTPPMAARFGHPTLVAHWPIVALLWLHLRDTPDAHAARRSLALAALLNAVGASTHPYLVAMLAPLALALAVRLALGRVLGWAMAALAALGVVALDVGVFALFGYFGGSGLGAEGFGDFSADLATLFNPMGWSKLVPSLPAAPRQGEGFGFLGLGALLLLALTGACAPFRFRALRALPWRRVAPLAVVVLLMAFYALSWRVTWTGRQVADLGALYEPFSRLTSAFRSSGRFVWPLCYLLVGGAVLLWLRQWRERPWVGTAALVLAVAVQAYDWRADRSQLQRTGGFRRLQAAEWAELKGAYQHVALFPPQVQWLCRYDEPLVNALGYVAYRLGLTFNSGYASRTPPELARDCHAPLRPGGVDADTVYVVVPEHVPAFLREQARCGVVEGLPVCVAGHRTDAFARALERQPLR; translated from the coding sequence GTGCGGCCCCTGCCGGGGCACGCGCCGGCGCTGATGGAGCCCACCTCGTCCACGTCCCCCGCGCCGGTGCCCGCGTCCTCTCGCGTGAGCCGGCTGGCGCCCTGGGTGGCCGCGCTGGGCGGACTGGGCTGGTTCCTCTGGCTGGGCGGCGGCAACGTGCTGCCGCCCACGCGCATCGACTGGATGATGCGCGAGGACTGGGCGGGCCACATCTTCGGCTGGCTCTTCTACCGCAACGCCCCCTGGGGCCTGCCGCTGTCGTCCTCGCCCAACCAGCTCTACCCCTACGGCACCTCCGTGGCGCTCACGGACGGCAACCCGCTGGTGGCGGTGCTGCTCAAGCCCTTCGACGCGCTCTTGCCCGCGGACTTCCAGTACACCGGTGCGTGGCTGGCGCTGTGCTTCGTGCTGATGGGGTACTTCGGCGCGAAGCTGGTGGCGGTGGTGTCCCCGCGCCCGGTGCACCAGGTGCTGGGCGGCGTGCTGCTGGCGCTGACTCCGCCCATGGCGGCGCGCTTCGGCCACCCGACGCTGGTGGCGCACTGGCCCATCGTGGCCCTGCTGTGGCTCCACCTGCGTGACACCCCGGACGCCCACGCGGCGCGGAGGAGCCTGGCCCTGGCCGCCCTCCTCAACGCGGTGGGCGCGAGCACGCACCCGTACCTCGTGGCCATGCTCGCGCCGCTCGCCCTGGCGCTGGCCGTGCGCCTGGCGCTGGGCCGGGTGCTGGGCTGGGCAATGGCGGCGCTGGCCGCGCTGGGCGTGGTGGCGCTGGACGTGGGCGTCTTCGCCCTCTTCGGCTACTTCGGCGGCAGCGGGCTGGGCGCGGAGGGCTTCGGCGACTTCTCCGCGGACCTGGCCACGCTCTTCAACCCCATGGGCTGGTCGAAGCTCGTGCCGTCCCTCCCCGCGGCCCCGCGCCAGGGCGAGGGCTTCGGCTTCCTGGGCCTCGGCGCGCTGCTGCTGCTGGCGCTCACCGGGGCCTGCGCGCCGTTCCGCTTCCGCGCGCTGCGCGCCCTGCCCTGGCGCCGCGTGGCGCCGCTGGCGGTGGTGGTGCTGCTGATGGCCTTCTACGCGCTGTCCTGGCGCGTGACGTGGACGGGACGGCAGGTGGCGGACCTGGGGGCGCTGTACGAGCCCTTCTCCCGGCTGACGTCGGCCTTCCGCTCGTCGGGGCGCTTCGTGTGGCCGCTGTGCTACCTGCTGGTGGGCGGCGCCGTGCTGCTGTGGCTGCGGCAGTGGCGCGAGCGGCCCTGGGTGGGCACCGCCGCCCTGGTGCTGGCGGTGGCGGTGCAGGCGTATGACTGGCGCGCGGACCGCAGCCAGCTGCAGCGCACCGGGGGCTTCCGCCGCCTCCAGGCCGCCGAGTGGGCCGAGCTGAAGGGCGCCTACCAGCACGTGGCCCTCTTCCCGCCGCAGGTGCAGTGGCTCTGCCGCTACGACGAGCCGCTGGTGAACGCGCTGGGCTACGTGGCGTACCGGCTGGGGCTCACCTTCAACAGCGGCTATGCCTCCCGCACGCCACCGGAGCTGGCGCGGGACTGCCACGCCCCGCTGCGCCCCGGCGGGGTGGACGCGGACACCGTCTATGTGGTGGTGCCCGAGCACGTCCCCGCCTTCCTGCGCGAGCAGGCCCGCTGCGGCGTGGTGGAGGGGCTGCCGGTGTGCGTGGCGGGGCACCGGACGGACGCGTTTGCCCGGGCGCTGGAGCGCCAGCCGCTGCGATAG
- a CDS encoding ATP-binding protein, with product MGREDIVTALRRVPLFSRLTDGQLDWMAGHGRQLQFKAGTRIAAQGDPADGLSVILEGDTQWTRRVGAQEVPVTSLKAGDLFGELILFLNSPHPTTGWAVTDVRLFRLEPSTFWELLRVAPALMRGLMELASERSQPQETSSRQQPELLSAGQLASSLGAELDSPSSAARRGAARLRETLRTVSARAMALGEHGLSPAQRGALLALPREAATRGAAAPPLGPVARMEREEALGSWLESRGVADAWETAPALAASGLDVAWLESVATRVGPVLLADVLAWLVAAVSGDVLLAEVERGTARVATLVEAMKAYSFLDPMPPREVDLHDGLESALSVLNHRLAGDRLTVERLYDRGLPRLKAEGGPLEEVWTQLVLNALEALGERGGTLKLRTFTEPGRVVVEVADDGPGIPRDLMPRIFEPYFSTKPGAAGLGLDVCRRIVERHGGELRVLSEPGGTRVQVRLPV from the coding sequence ATGGGTCGCGAGGACATCGTCACAGCGCTGCGCCGGGTGCCGCTGTTCTCCCGGCTCACCGACGGGCAGCTCGACTGGATGGCGGGCCATGGCCGGCAGCTCCAGTTCAAGGCGGGCACGCGCATCGCCGCGCAGGGAGACCCGGCGGACGGGCTGTCCGTCATCCTGGAGGGGGACACCCAGTGGACGCGCCGCGTGGGCGCGCAGGAGGTGCCCGTCACCAGCCTGAAGGCGGGCGACCTCTTCGGTGAGCTCATCCTCTTCCTGAACTCGCCCCACCCCACCACGGGCTGGGCGGTGACGGACGTGCGGCTGTTCCGGCTGGAGCCGTCCACCTTCTGGGAGCTGCTGCGCGTGGCGCCGGCGCTGATGCGCGGGCTGATGGAGCTGGCCTCGGAGCGCTCGCAGCCGCAGGAGACGAGCTCCCGGCAGCAGCCCGAGCTGCTGTCCGCGGGCCAGCTCGCCTCCAGCCTGGGGGCCGAGCTGGACAGCCCCTCCTCGGCGGCCCGGCGGGGCGCGGCGCGGCTGAGGGAGACGCTGCGCACGGTGTCGGCGCGGGCCATGGCGCTGGGCGAGCACGGGCTGTCCCCGGCGCAGCGGGGCGCCCTGCTGGCCCTCCCCCGCGAGGCGGCGACGCGCGGCGCGGCGGCCCCGCCGCTGGGGCCGGTGGCGCGCATGGAGCGCGAGGAGGCCCTGGGCTCCTGGCTGGAGTCGCGCGGCGTGGCGGACGCGTGGGAGACGGCGCCGGCCCTCGCGGCCTCGGGCCTGGACGTGGCGTGGCTGGAGTCGGTGGCGACGCGGGTGGGCCCGGTGCTGCTAGCGGACGTGCTGGCGTGGCTGGTGGCCGCGGTGAGCGGCGACGTGCTGCTGGCCGAGGTGGAGCGCGGCACGGCGCGCGTCGCCACGCTGGTGGAGGCGATGAAGGCCTACAGCTTCCTGGACCCGATGCCTCCCCGGGAGGTGGACCTGCACGACGGCCTGGAGAGCGCGCTGTCGGTGCTGAACCACCGGCTGGCCGGCGACCGCCTCACCGTGGAGCGCCTGTATGACCGGGGCCTTCCACGCCTGAAGGCGGAGGGCGGCCCGCTGGAGGAGGTGTGGACGCAGCTGGTGCTCAACGCGCTGGAGGCGCTGGGCGAGCGCGGCGGGACGCTGAAGCTGCGCACCTTCACCGAGCCCGGGCGCGTGGTGGTGGAGGTGGCGGACGACGGGCCGGGCATCCCCAGGGACTTGATGCCGCGCATCTTCGAGCCCTACTTCAGCACGAAGCCCGGGGCGGCGGGCCTGGGGCTGGACGTGTGCCGCCGCATCGTCGAGCGGCATGGCGGCGAGCTCCGCGTCCTGTCCGAGCCGGGTGGCACCCGTGTGCAGGTGCGGCTTCCGGTGTAG
- a CDS encoding Gfo/Idh/MocA family oxidoreductase has protein sequence MVRIGVIGTKWGLMHVGAFRAAGAEVTALCGHGLDNTRAVAAREGIPLATTDVRELCAAVDAVVVASPDALHRAHVETALDAGRAVLCEKPLCRTAGDARALLAHTRGRVGMRPAAVNFPYRMLPPLRALKAWLAERPVRHLALTVRNGFLTVEGDGSGPLLGASGDFGGISHVLDAALWLVGARPVWVQASLTGRPVHTAALHVGLASGAVLVLTHAPSPEPGIHGGWTLLGRGWEAGFTGGYVPSREGWCLSPVRGYEHSEWKDLAPGLEPLPGEREPWAQAHVEGARRFLGLLQGAPRDGLATLEDGALVQEVLAAAMSSEEEGRRFRLEPRAGT, from the coding sequence ATGGTGCGCATCGGAGTCATCGGGACGAAGTGGGGCCTCATGCACGTGGGGGCCTTCCGCGCGGCGGGCGCGGAGGTGACGGCCCTGTGCGGGCACGGCCTGGACAACACGCGCGCGGTGGCGGCCCGCGAGGGCATCCCCCTGGCCACCACGGACGTGCGCGAGCTGTGCGCCGCCGTGGACGCGGTGGTGGTGGCCTCGCCGGACGCGCTCCACCGGGCCCACGTGGAGACGGCGCTGGACGCCGGCCGCGCGGTGCTGTGCGAGAAGCCCCTGTGCCGCACCGCCGGGGACGCGAGGGCCCTGCTCGCCCACACCCGGGGCCGTGTGGGCATGCGCCCCGCCGCGGTGAACTTCCCCTACCGCATGCTGCCTCCGCTGCGCGCGCTGAAGGCCTGGCTCGCGGAGCGGCCGGTGCGCCACCTCGCCCTCACCGTGCGCAACGGCTTCCTCACCGTGGAGGGAGACGGCTCCGGCCCGCTGCTCGGCGCCTCGGGGGACTTCGGCGGCATCTCCCACGTCCTCGACGCGGCGCTGTGGCTCGTGGGCGCCAGGCCCGTCTGGGTGCAGGCCTCGCTGACGGGCCGGCCCGTGCACACGGCCGCGCTGCACGTGGGCCTGGCCTCCGGCGCGGTGCTGGTGCTCACCCATGCCCCCAGTCCGGAGCCGGGAATCCACGGCGGGTGGACGCTGCTCGGGCGCGGGTGGGAGGCGGGCTTCACCGGCGGCTATGTGCCCTCGCGTGAGGGCTGGTGCCTGTCCCCGGTGCGCGGCTACGAGCACTCCGAGTGGAAGGACCTCGCCCCCGGCCTGGAGCCGCTCCCCGGCGAGCGGGAGCCCTGGGCGCAGGCCCATGTGGAGGGCGCGCGCCGCTTCCTCGGCCTGCTGCAGGGGGCGCCGCGCGACGGGCTGGCCACGCTGGAGGACGGGGCCCTCGTGCAGGAGGTCCTCGCCGCGGCCATGTCCTCCGAGGAGGAGGGCCGCCGCTTCCGCCTGGAGCCGCGCGCCGGGACGTGA
- a CDS encoding AAA family ATPase, which translates to MSSPPSSPAARASRVTEPWLAELDILVRARYPLLYLVSWEEHRVDAVLAELARAHGKALFHWSVTRGLRNVGSSRTAPLPEDTQNPAAAMAAIEKLGEPALVVLKDFHPYLEDKGVVRALRELAHFLKSTFTTVILLSPSLSIPVELEKEVSVVDVPMPGYNDLLALLKEIVALVRRNNKATIELSREHADQLIKAALGLTLSEAENAFAKAIAADGKLGPEDIKRIQDEKRQVIRKSGLLEYYPPEQSLRDVGGLNNLKSWLDMRTAAFGERARQFGLPEPRGLLLLGVQGCGKSLTAKAVSAHWNLPLLRLDMGRIFSGLIGSSEENLRKAIRVAESVAPVVLWVDEIEKGLSGVASSSTADSGVSARVFGTLLTWLQEKTAPVFVVATANRIDGLPPEVLRKGRFDEIFFIDLPEAAERQDIFRIHVQRRKREPASFDLEELAKLSEGFSGAEIEQAVVAGLYEAFGEGGELAQQHLVRAIRDTFPLSVTMSDEIGRLREWARGRTRPASAVAHPERPR; encoded by the coding sequence ATGTCGTCCCCTCCCTCCAGCCCCGCGGCCCGCGCCTCCCGTGTCACCGAGCCCTGGCTGGCGGAGCTCGACATCCTCGTCCGCGCCCGCTACCCGCTCCTCTACCTCGTGTCCTGGGAGGAGCACCGGGTGGACGCCGTCCTCGCGGAGCTGGCGCGCGCGCACGGCAAGGCGCTCTTCCACTGGTCCGTCACCCGGGGCCTGCGCAATGTGGGCAGCTCGCGCACCGCGCCGCTTCCCGAGGACACGCAGAACCCCGCGGCGGCGATGGCCGCCATCGAGAAGCTGGGCGAGCCCGCGCTGGTGGTGCTCAAGGACTTCCACCCCTACCTGGAGGACAAGGGCGTGGTGCGGGCGCTGCGCGAGCTGGCGCACTTCCTCAAGAGCACCTTCACCACCGTCATCCTCCTGTCGCCCTCGCTCAGCATTCCCGTCGAGCTGGAGAAGGAGGTCTCCGTCGTCGACGTGCCCATGCCTGGGTACAACGACCTGCTGGCGCTGCTGAAGGAAATCGTCGCGCTGGTGCGCAGGAACAACAAGGCCACCATCGAGCTGTCGCGCGAGCATGCCGACCAGCTCATCAAGGCGGCGCTCGGGCTGACGCTGTCGGAGGCGGAGAACGCCTTCGCCAAGGCCATCGCCGCGGACGGGAAGCTGGGGCCCGAGGACATCAAGCGCATCCAGGACGAGAAGCGCCAGGTGATTCGCAAGAGCGGGCTCTTGGAGTACTACCCGCCCGAGCAGAGCCTGCGCGACGTGGGTGGGCTCAACAACCTCAAGTCCTGGCTGGACATGCGCACCGCCGCCTTCGGGGAGCGGGCCCGCCAGTTCGGCCTGCCGGAGCCGCGCGGGCTGCTGCTGCTGGGCGTGCAGGGCTGCGGGAAGAGCCTCACCGCGAAGGCCGTCTCCGCGCACTGGAACCTGCCCCTGCTGCGGCTGGACATGGGGCGCATCTTCAGCGGGCTGATTGGCTCCTCCGAGGAGAACCTGCGCAAGGCCATCCGCGTGGCGGAGAGCGTGGCGCCCGTGGTGCTGTGGGTGGACGAAATCGAGAAGGGCCTGTCGGGCGTGGCGTCCTCCAGCACCGCGGACAGCGGCGTGTCGGCGCGCGTGTTCGGCACGCTGCTCACCTGGCTGCAGGAGAAGACGGCGCCGGTGTTCGTGGTGGCCACCGCCAACCGCATCGACGGGCTGCCTCCCGAAGTCCTCCGCAAGGGACGCTTCGACGAAATCTTCTTCATCGACCTGCCGGAAGCCGCCGAGCGCCAGGACATCTTCCGCATCCACGTGCAGCGCCGGAAGCGCGAGCCCGCGAGCTTCGACCTGGAGGAGCTGGCGAAGCTCAGCGAGGGCTTCAGCGGCGCGGAGATTGAGCAGGCGGTGGTGGCCGGGCTGTACGAGGCCTTTGGCGAGGGCGGCGAGCTCGCGCAGCAGCACCTGGTGCGCGCCATCCGGGACACCTTCCCCCTGTCGGTGACGATGTCGGACGAGATTGGCCGGCTGCGGGAGTGGGCCCGGGGCCGCACGCGCCCGGCGTCTGCCGTGGCGCACCCCGAGAGGCCGCGATGA